GCCGCATAGCATCTAAGGAATCATTGTAACGGTCAATTACGATCAATTCATCTACACAACGGTGTCCATCTTCGGAATGTGCTTTTACCGCTTCAAATACGATCCATTCATCCGGAAACCGTTCTTGAACCTCTTGCCATTTCACATGGTAACAGAAAACGGTTTAGGTGATTCGAGGGAGTCCGTGTGGTTCCGATTTGATTTAATCCCGAAATGACTGCAAGTTTACCCAGTTGAAGTGATTTAGGTGGGGACTCTTTCAACCCGTGATGGGACGACTCATTGACCGATTCCCAAAACCAGTGATTGCAGGAAGTGCACACTGATGGGCATTTCTTTCTTGCTCTCTGCGACCATCACACAAATCTGGCAGTTTTATGTGTATTACGGAATTCTTACGGCGGTGGGCTTCGCCGGCTGCGGTTCGATGGCCAATTCTGTCCTGGTTTCCCGGTGGTACATTCGCAAGCGGGCAGGCTCCGGACGGAGATCCTTCATCGACCTTCACACCTCCTCGAAGCGCCCCACTCTCTGAAGCGCTTCAAAGCCGTGAATTCTGGCTGGCCAGCTTAGCATTTGTCACCTGCGGATACTCACTTTACATGGTTACGATCCATCTTCCCAAGTACGCCGTTGACTTGGGCGGCGAGCTTGCACTTGGCGGAAGACTCCTTGGAATATCGGCCGCTGCAAGTGCTGTATCAATGTGGTTTACAGGACAACTGTCAAAAACCTACAGGAAAAAAGCATTGCTGATTTGGTTATACATGATTCGCGCAGTCGCACTCGCAATACTGGCTATGTCCACAAACATCTGGGAGCTATACGTCTCTGCAATCCTATACGGAATTTTGTCAATGCCGATCATACCACTCGTAACAGGCATCATCAGTGATCGATTTGGAGCCAATGCATTGGGAAGTATTCTGGGTTCCACATGGTTGCTGCATCAGGTTTTCGCTGCCGTTGGGGTCTTTCTCGGAGGATATCTTCGTACAATTCTACAGGGAATTATCAGCTATCATTCTGGACGAGTGCAATCAGTTTAGTCATAGGCGCATTACTCACTATGGCTCTGGGCGAGCAGCCGCTGCAAAGAAAATCGACAACTCAAGTTGTTCAATGATCTGCAATATGAAAAGTTTATAGGATTTGCTTCTCAAACGGGTGACACTTGAAACCGTCAATCACTCGGTATTACTTACCTTTTATTTACATGAATGTGATTGCTTTTCAATCAGGCAGTGCCTTGGAAGTTCCCATTGCAAAATCCACCCTCTCCCATCACTTCAAGGTATTTAGAGAAGCAGGAATCATCAATACACGTATCGAAGGAACGCAGCGCTTTATTTCTCTGCGGCGTGACGATTTGGATGCACGTTTCCCAGGATTTACAGTCGATTTTGCAGGCATCTGAGCCCTTGTAAAATACGCCGAAAAGAAAAACTGACCACTTTCGCCCTAACAGACAGCTGAAGAGGTCAGTTTGGAGGAACAAAACATGAAAGTTAATCAAAATTTTTGAAACCCCTGATAGGGTCACACTGATCACTATGGTCAAAAAGTAACCACTCTTTCCACTTGCATTGTCTTTCATGCCCCTTCAAGGTGAATCGGTTGTAAAGAAGCCCCGGAGTTGATGTACTCATCCAAATGAACCTGATCATAACCGGGAATTTGAATCCGCAAGTATCTCATCGGTTCGCTGTTCAACGGTACGGTACAATCCAGTCCCATTTTCGACCCGACTCCGTTGTTTGTTGACGGATCAAGTTTCGACCCCTGAGCGCCATGGACCACCACCAGATCTCTTTCCGCCTGAAAGCGGGTGGCGATCGCCCATTCAACCTCTTCCATGTTGAAAATATCCACTTCTTCGTCCACAACAACGACATGCTTAATATCGAAACTGTTGGCGAGGGCGGCAAAAATCGCGTTCTTTGCTTCTCCCTCGTTCCGTTTCCTGATCGAAACAATCGCATGATAACGGCAAGTTCCGCCGGGGCTCATATGGACCGCTTTGACTGTCGGAACCGTCTGCCGGATGGTCTGGAACAGACTTGCTTCCCGAGGGAGGCCGCCTAGCAGTAAATGTTCATAACCGGCCGGGACAATCGTATAAAAAATCGGGTTGTTCCGGTGTGTGACTGCCGTGATCTGAACAACTTCCTTATCGCTGCGGGGACCATAATATTTCGGGAACTCCCCGAAAGGACCTTCCGGTTCGCGCACATGCGGGAGGATCTTGCCCTCCAACACAATCTCCGCAAATGCCGGCACATCAATGTCCACGGTCTCACACCGCACCACTTCCAGCGGTTCACCCCGCAGAGCCCCTGCGATTTCCAATTCATCCACGCCAAAAGGGGTGCTGGCTTGGGAAGCGAGCAGCGTCACCGGGTCTACTCCGATTACGATTGCACACTCCAAAGGACTGCCTGCCTCCTCAGCCTGTCGGTATAAATGGAACGTATGGCGGGGCAGCAGCAAAGCACCCAATTTATCTTTCCCCGACACTTGCAGACGATGAATGGAGACGTTCTGTTTTCGCGTCACAGGAT
The Effusibacillus lacus DNA segment above includes these coding regions:
- a CDS encoding UbiD family decarboxylase, with the protein product MKAKTFRTWIEYLQSAGRLAVIDKKVGLQYEVAAIAKKLDGFQAAYFTRVEDYAVPVVSGICSTREDFAEALETDKYGVIPKFTKAVASPIPCRLVEIGQAPVKQNRIREDIDLMRLFPIPVHHEKDSGNYITAGLFIVRDPVTRKQNVSIHRLQVSGKDKLGALLLPRHTFHLYRQAEEAGSPLECAIVIGVDPVTLLASQASTPFGVDELEIAGALRGEPLEVVRCETVDIDVPAFAEIVLEGKILPHVREPEGPFGEFPKYYGPRSDKEVVQITAVTHRNNPIFYTIVPAGYEHLLLGGLPREASLFQTIRQTVPTVKAVHMSPGGTCRYHAIVSIRKRNEGEAKNAIFAALANSFDIKHVVVVDEEVDIFNMEEVEWAIATRFQAERDLVVVHGAQGSKLDPSTNNGVGSKMGLDCTVPLNSEPMRYLRIQIPGYDQVHLDEYINSGASLQPIHLEGA
- a CDS encoding MFS transporter, which codes for MASLAFVTCGYSLYMVTIHLPKYAVDLGGELALGGRLLGISAAASAVSMWFTGQLSKTYRKKALLIWLYMIRAVALAILAMSTNIWELYVSAILYGILSMPIIPLVTGIISDRFGANALGSILGSTWLLHQVFAAVGVFLGGYLRTILQGIISYHSGRVQSV